A genomic region of Alicyclobacillus sp. SO9 contains the following coding sequences:
- a CDS encoding pyrroline-5-carboxylate reductase dimerization domain-containing protein produces MNIGVIGTGNMGGMLAKAFAAHRDLTVRIFNRTTAKAKKLQQDATTIKISSSVQELTSHSDIVFVCTKYADGLKLFQRIGPQMDPHQMLVTTISSLPSDTMESFTKAKVAKVIPSITQTAHSGVILVNYGGRFDDESQEEFEELLRKIATPYVVYPEQIRIASDLASCGPAFLSLLLGKWAKAASGTGRVSHGEAEYLLTKMVIGLAELLQQGMTLSEVVEKVSVPGGVTETGVKSLHRNTQDLFVHLHEATQGHRPSSGAVKIGSA; encoded by the coding sequence TGGGAGGAATGCTGGCCAAAGCGTTTGCGGCACACAGGGACCTGACTGTGCGGATCTTTAACCGTACAACCGCAAAGGCAAAGAAACTGCAACAAGACGCCACCACTATTAAAATCTCCTCAAGTGTTCAGGAACTGACAAGTCACAGCGACATCGTATTCGTATGCACTAAGTATGCTGACGGATTGAAGCTGTTTCAACGTATTGGGCCACAAATGGATCCTCATCAAATGCTCGTTACAACCATCAGTTCCCTCCCATCTGACACAATGGAGAGCTTCACGAAAGCAAAGGTCGCAAAAGTGATTCCCAGTATCACACAAACGGCGCATAGTGGAGTTATACTTGTCAATTACGGAGGTCGTTTTGACGACGAGAGCCAAGAAGAGTTTGAAGAGTTGTTGAGAAAGATTGCGACACCCTATGTGGTTTATCCGGAACAAATCCGTATCGCTTCCGATCTCGCAAGCTGCGGCCCCGCGTTTTTATCCCTGTTGCTTGGCAAGTGGGCGAAAGCTGCGTCCGGCACAGGACGAGTCAGCCACGGTGAAGCAGAATACCTGCTCACAAAAATGGTCATTGGGCTGGCGGAACTTCTACAGCAGGGAATGACACTTTCCGAAGTTGTCGAAAAGGTGTCTGTCCCAGGAGGGGTAACCGAAACCGGAGTTAAGTCCCTTCATCGAAATACACAAGATTTGTTTGTACATTTGCACGAAGCAACACAAGGACACCGCCCAAGTTCTGGTGCGGTCAAAATAGGGAGCGCGTGA